A stretch of the Butyricicoccus intestinisimiae genome encodes the following:
- a CDS encoding ribose-phosphate pyrophosphokinase → MISHGKNIKILAGNSHPALAMQIASALGLPLAKCTVGHFADGEVSVSISETVRGSDVFLIQSTCNPVNDNLMELLVMIDACKRASAGRITAVIPYFGYARQDRKSKARDPISAKLVADIITAAGADRVLTMDLHAQQLQGFFDIPVDNLMGASVLIPYIAGKFGRGRDDVMIISPDLGSVTRCRKFCEKLDYRLAIIDKRRPRANVSEVMNIIGDVKGKTCILSDDLIDTAGTLCHAAEALIKIGGAKEVYACASHGVLSGPAIQRLEESPIKKLTLLDTIPLPAEKRSDKIELLQVAPVFTEAIARIYEESSVSPLFD, encoded by the coding sequence ATGATATCTCACGGAAAAAACATTAAGATTCTTGCGGGCAATTCGCATCCCGCACTGGCTATGCAGATTGCATCTGCACTGGGACTGCCGCTGGCAAAGTGTACCGTCGGTCACTTCGCAGACGGCGAGGTTTCTGTTTCCATCTCGGAGACGGTTCGCGGTTCGGATGTATTCCTCATCCAGTCTACCTGCAACCCGGTCAATGACAATCTGATGGAACTGCTCGTTATGATTGATGCATGCAAGCGTGCGTCCGCAGGCCGTATTACCGCCGTTATCCCGTATTTCGGCTATGCACGTCAGGACAGAAAGTCCAAGGCTCGTGATCCGATCTCTGCAAAGCTGGTCGCTGACATCATCACTGCCGCTGGCGCAGACCGCGTGCTGACCATGGATCTGCACGCACAGCAGCTGCAGGGCTTCTTTGATATCCCGGTGGACAACCTGATGGGCGCTTCCGTCCTGATTCCGTACATTGCCGGCAAGTTTGGCCGCGGCCGTGATGACGTGATGATTATCTCTCCGGATCTCGGCTCCGTAACCCGCTGCCGCAAGTTCTGCGAGAAGCTGGATTATCGTCTGGCGATTATCGACAAGCGTCGTCCGCGTGCGAACGTATCCGAGGTTATGAACATCATCGGTGATGTAAAGGGCAAGACCTGCATCCTGAGTGATGACCTGATTGACACCGCCGGCACGCTGTGCCACGCAGCTGAGGCGCTGATTAAAATTGGCGGCGCAAAGGAAGTATATGCTTGTGCATCGCACGGCGTTCTGTCCGGTCCGGCTATCCAGCGTCTGGAGGAGAGCCCGATCAAGAAGCTGACCCTGCTCGACACCATTCCGCTGCCGGCAGAAAAGCGCAGCGATAAGATTGAGCTGCTACAGGTTGCTCCGGTATTTACCGAGGCAATCGCACGCATCTACGAGGAATCTTCTGTTTCCCCGCTGTTTGACTAA
- a CDS encoding DapH/DapD/GlmU-related protein: protein MSCEKLNTILLGGRRSRDGKYPVQREILFSPVGRIVADALPDACELVYVRQESETELEGIPSIVCPDDADFTEMLRAAVEKLDGDVMVLSTPMPDAEQEEYERVIRMHRQSKNAVSMLTCGAMADTWHCAVFQMHVLKKILDSHPMSLTESIRIAESISAKTESCRTEAHVAVYTAYDAYCAQKILQRRINAELMGKGISMLDPEYTYVSPYAQIGYGTTILPGTMIKPGSWIGCGCTIGPNTILDCASIGDETSVNSSQVYESKVGAHATVGPFAYIRPGCEVGNHTRIGDFVELKKAHIGDNTKVSHLTYIGDAEVGERVNFGCGTVIVNYDGYTKSKTVIGDDCFIGCNTNLVAPVELGDRVLTAAGTTVTKNVPDGAMAVARARQENKEGWNDRRRRMHGQKD, encoded by the coding sequence ATGTCTTGTGAGAAATTGAATACAATTTTGCTGGGCGGCAGACGGAGCAGGGACGGAAAGTACCCTGTGCAGAGAGAAATTCTGTTTTCCCCGGTCGGACGAATCGTGGCGGACGCATTGCCGGATGCATGCGAGCTGGTCTACGTTCGTCAGGAGAGTGAGACCGAGCTGGAAGGCATTCCGTCCATTGTGTGCCCGGATGACGCAGATTTTACCGAGATGCTGCGCGCCGCTGTGGAAAAGCTCGACGGAGACGTTATGGTTTTGTCCACGCCAATGCCGGACGCAGAGCAGGAGGAGTACGAACGCGTCATTCGCATGCATCGGCAGTCGAAAAACGCCGTCAGCATGCTGACCTGCGGCGCCATGGCGGATACATGGCACTGCGCGGTGTTCCAGATGCACGTGCTCAAGAAAATTTTGGACAGCCATCCGATGTCTCTGACGGAGTCCATCCGCATTGCAGAGAGCATCAGTGCAAAGACGGAGTCCTGCCGCACGGAGGCGCATGTCGCTGTGTACACGGCGTATGATGCGTATTGTGCACAGAAGATTCTTCAGCGCCGCATCAATGCCGAGCTGATGGGCAAGGGCATCAGCATGCTGGATCCGGAATACACCTACGTTTCCCCGTATGCACAGATCGGATACGGCACGACCATTCTGCCGGGCACGATGATTAAGCCGGGCAGCTGGATCGGTTGCGGCTGTACGATTGGCCCGAACACGATTCTCGATTGTGCGTCGATTGGCGATGAAACCAGCGTCAATTCGTCGCAGGTTTACGAGAGCAAGGTCGGCGCCCATGCAACGGTGGGGCCGTTTGCATATATCCGTCCGGGCTGTGAGGTTGGTAACCACACCCGCATCGGTGACTTTGTGGAGCTGAAGAAGGCACATATTGGCGACAACACCAAGGTTTCGCACCTGACCTATATCGGCGATGCCGAAGTCGGTGAGCGCGTAAACTTCGGTTGCGGCACGGTTATCGTCAACTACGACGGATATACCAAGAGCAAGACTGTCATCGGTGATGACTGCTTCATCGGCTGCAACACCAATCTGGTGGCGCCGGTTGAGCTTGGCGACCGCGTATTGACCGCCGCAGGCACAACGGTTACCAAGAACGTGCCGGACGGTGCGATGGCAGTTGCCCGTGCACGGCAGGAAAACAAAGAAGGCTGGAATGACCGCCGCCGTCGCATGCACGGACAGAAAGATTAA
- a CDS encoding DnaD domain protein translates to MSLSSLIPAGGDFCVLRADVVDTLLTCRDGDSALVYLYLVRKGQAFDEREALRDLHLTRDRYDRAVHTLTNLRLVHTPNEQPVQERSAVPPRYSVSEMRAQREDDHRFASVCQTAEIVLGRPLTDSQTRTLMNAYEYLGLPADVLIDLLTYLHRSKGTVSRRDIDEQAHLWADMGIFSADAAAAFLAQREREKPLMDEMLRVLDMAGRDPAPDEYRYLSQFIRQGFDAEAVRIAKTRMYDRLGKFSWKYLNGILESWHKKGLHTAAEITAVEPDLRQPVSAKQVQNPSAPPQAAENGGLADWEREWLAEFHAMTKEDDPHGV, encoded by the coding sequence ATGTCTCTTTCATCTCTAATCCCCGCCGGCGGGGACTTTTGTGTTTTACGCGCCGATGTTGTCGATACGCTTTTAACCTGCCGCGACGGCGACAGTGCGCTGGTATATCTCTATCTTGTCCGCAAGGGGCAGGCATTTGACGAGCGTGAAGCGCTGCGAGATTTACATTTGACGCGCGACCGCTACGACCGCGCCGTACACACGCTGACCAATCTGCGGCTCGTCCACACGCCCAACGAACAGCCTGTACAAGAGCGCTCCGCTGTGCCGCCGCGCTATTCGGTCTCGGAAATGCGCGCGCAGCGGGAGGACGATCACCGTTTCGCATCCGTCTGCCAAACCGCAGAGATTGTACTCGGCCGGCCGCTGACCGACTCACAGACGCGCACCCTGATGAACGCATATGAATATCTCGGCCTGCCCGCCGATGTTCTCATTGATCTGCTCACCTATCTGCACCGCAGCAAGGGAACCGTTTCCCGCCGCGACATCGATGAACAGGCGCATCTCTGGGCGGATATGGGTATTTTCTCTGCGGATGCCGCCGCCGCTTTTCTCGCGCAGCGCGAGCGTGAAAAGCCCTTGATGGACGAAATGCTTCGCGTCTTAGACATGGCAGGCCGCGACCCCGCACCGGACGAGTACCGTTATTTATCGCAGTTTATCCGGCAGGGCTTTGACGCAGAAGCCGTCCGCATCGCCAAGACGCGCATGTACGACCGTCTTGGCAAATTCAGCTGGAAATATCTCAACGGAATTCTCGAAAGCTGGCACAAAAAAGGCCTGCACACGGCGGCGGAAATTACCGCTGTGGAACCGGATTTGCGCCAGCCTGTTTCCGCCAAACAGGTACAGAATCCATCTGCACCGCCGCAGGCAGCCGAGAACGGCGGTCTTGCGGATTGGGAGCGTGAATGGCTGGCAGAATTCCACGCAATGACAAAGGAGGATGACCCGCATGGCGTATGA
- a CDS encoding ATP-binding protein, translated as MAYDKALISSILRQLEQQHDRYEAEAESRRYQLSADIPRLAEIDRELRGTAAKAMRIAFESNNTDAAIEQLKQRNLALQAEKRKLLLDNGYPADYLTVTVSCPICRDTGYDGSRLCACVKRRAAEIQKQDLSTLLPVDKETFSTFRLDYYSSQPDSRFGLSPRQMAQANLQRCRSFAEHFGSSYENLLLYGSAGLGKTFLSSCIARTVTERGFSVTYDTAISIFDQYNAVKFRTGDPAAAAHAVERFRSADLLIVDDLGTEMPSSFHTSCLYDLISRRLMSRKPTILSTNLLPAELENRYSQAIASRILGEFTQLRFIGSDIRRIRKQQRL; from the coding sequence ATGGCGTATGATAAAGCATTGATTTCTTCCATTCTTCGGCAGCTGGAGCAGCAGCACGACCGCTATGAAGCGGAGGCGGAGAGCCGCCGCTATCAGCTGTCCGCAGACATCCCGCGTCTAGCAGAAATTGACCGGGAACTGCGCGGCACGGCGGCGAAGGCGATGCGCATCGCCTTTGAATCAAACAACACCGATGCCGCCATCGAGCAGTTAAAGCAGCGCAATCTCGCCTTGCAGGCGGAAAAGCGGAAATTATTGTTGGACAACGGCTATCCGGCAGATTATCTCACCGTGACCGTCAGCTGTCCCATCTGCCGCGACACCGGCTACGACGGCAGCCGGCTGTGCGCCTGCGTCAAGCGCCGCGCCGCAGAGATTCAAAAACAGGATTTATCCACCCTGCTGCCCGTTGACAAAGAAACCTTCTCGACCTTCCGGCTGGACTACTACAGCTCGCAGCCGGACAGCCGCTTCGGTCTCTCTCCGCGTCAAATGGCGCAGGCGAATCTCCAGCGCTGCCGCAGCTTCGCGGAACATTTCGGTTCCTCCTACGAAAATCTGCTGCTGTACGGCTCTGCCGGTCTTGGCAAAACCTTTTTGTCCTCATGCATCGCCCGCACGGTCACAGAGCGCGGATTCTCTGTGACCTACGACACCGCCATTTCCATTTTCGATCAATACAACGCGGTCAAATTCCGCACCGGCGATCCCGCCGCCGCGGCGCATGCCGTCGAGCGATTCCGCAGCGCAGATCTTTTGATTGTCGATGATTTGGGAACCGAGATGCCCAGCTCCTTTCATACGTCCTGCCTCTATGATCTCATCAGCAGACGTCTCATGAGCCGAAAGCCGACCATCTTAAGCACCAATCTCCTGCCCGCCGAGCTGGAAAACCGCTATTCTCAGGCGATTGCATCGCGTATTCTGGGCGAGTTCACGCAGCTGCGCTTTATCGGAAGCGATATTCGCCGCATCCGCAAGCAGCAGCGGCTGTAA
- a CDS encoding metallophosphoesterase family protein, translating into MPNIIHAADLHIGAKFEFLPPESAAQAIRLQLTALKALVEHAASSAADALLIAGDLFDTPEVRPQISSVVFSILSKCPCPIFLSPGNHDYYHAASPYATQPLPSNLHVFTSRTLTPVALADGSTVIWGAAFQDNKASIPLDVRLDPFKLNICLLHGELGGNSGYNAISESAVISSHFDYIALGHNHRFSGVFRIGETALSCPGCFSATASNETGVKGYLSGKIDKGIAALTLHPSGTAQFEDVSLSISGLSDDTALAEALFPLLPTPTEHICLTVHLTGTRMYEPNLEALSRSLRKTFLHAQVFDESAAMQDPYRYKDEDGLRGTVTRDFMHRISENSHDEQTYAKLSLALEYALAALEGRDPE; encoded by the coding sequence ATGCCGAATATTATCCACGCCGCAGATCTTCACATCGGCGCAAAATTTGAATTTCTTCCGCCGGAGAGCGCCGCACAGGCAATCCGCCTACAGCTGACTGCACTCAAAGCACTGGTTGAGCACGCAGCTTCCAGCGCAGCGGACGCCCTGCTCATTGCCGGCGACTTATTTGACACGCCGGAGGTGCGCCCGCAGATTTCTTCTGTGGTATTTTCTATTTTATCCAAGTGCCCGTGCCCGATTTTCCTGTCTCCGGGCAACCACGACTATTATCACGCGGCTTCTCCGTATGCGACACAGCCGCTGCCGTCCAACCTGCACGTCTTTACTTCGCGCACGCTGACCCCTGTTGCGCTGGCAGACGGCAGCACCGTCATCTGGGGCGCAGCCTTTCAGGACAACAAGGCGTCCATTCCGCTGGATGTGCGTCTGGATCCGTTTAAGCTGAACATCTGCCTGCTTCACGGCGAATTGGGCGGAAACAGCGGCTACAACGCAATTTCCGAGAGTGCTGTCATCAGCAGCCATTTTGACTACATCGCACTGGGTCACAATCACCGATTCAGCGGCGTGTTCCGCATCGGTGAAACTGCACTGAGCTGTCCGGGCTGCTTTTCTGCAACGGCAAGCAATGAAACCGGCGTCAAGGGCTATCTGTCCGGCAAAATTGACAAGGGCATCGCCGCATTGACGCTGCATCCGTCCGGCACGGCACAGTTTGAGGACGTCTCGCTGTCTATCTCCGGACTGTCCGATGACACAGCGCTCGCAGAAGCACTTTTTCCGCTGCTACCGACGCCTACAGAGCATATCTGCTTAACTGTCCATCTGACCGGCACGCGCATGTATGAGCCGAATTTGGAAGCGCTGTCGCGTTCTCTGCGAAAAACGTTTCTGCACGCGCAGGTATTCGATGAATCCGCCGCCATGCAGGATCCCTATCGTTACAAGGACGAGGACGGTCTGCGCGGCACAGTGACCCGCGATTTCATGCACCGGATTTCGGAAAACAGCCACGACGAACAGACCTATGCCAAGCTGTCGCTGGCACTGGAATACGCACTCGCCGCGCTGGAAGGCCGCGATCCGGAATAA